In Fusarium oxysporum Fo47 chromosome XI, complete sequence, the following are encoded in one genomic region:
- a CDS encoding ankyrin repeat-containing domain protein: MVSSLLTKAVSPYGKFTERPINRFNSSGPPFDVPVTITDRDGTLIHEHEGMGLLYAIIINNDVEFLEKYFSIDRRAIPNLFELPDDDEAICDIGDWFCAAAESGSLGTLQTLLKYATKGLDTTKPIRLIRANFHLLNVAAQFGQIEIVQWLLETQPVYASIHDRDLRGFTALAATADLFSFGYYLSPAWNEICYANNEAIMNLLLDHGACASDVVHPTNDKGQMRPSVLTLAAQWASTDLLGRLIDGGADIHYKVAIGSWDLGFGSQRDLPVKVEVTALFLTSFRANPSGVKTLVDRRNDGVSISDMVCSPDCVGSLPLHWAARNQLPDAPSAIPASILHERAGNITRTIEQLLDFAPTTVNTQDNDGNTALHYATQYFGKNGKMYTPVFELLCGRGADATLRNYKGETPLHTLFQSYNDDAPIDPVTVSLLLAHGAKTTDVDDAGNTPLHAACSSVKFGSDTISLLLQHGADPALRNSKQDTPIHRIAYFCCPQDKSRSEAAELMRAQDDILNTMVKAGGAQLMDLQNAAGKSARQMYEDSRAEWLEGPRGE, from the coding sequence ATGGTATCCTCCCTCCTCACTAAGGCCGTGTCGCCATATGGTAAATTTACGGAGAGACCCATCAACAGATTTAACTCATCTGGACCTCCTTTCGACGTGCCGGTGACCATAACTGATCGCGATGGTACTCTTATTCATGAACACGAAGGCATGGGCCTTCTTTACGCgataattattaataacgACGTTGAATTCCTCGAAAAATACTTTTCTATTGACCGTCGGGCTATTCCAAACCTATTCGAGCTTcctgatgacgatgaggccATTTGTGACATCGGCGACTGGTTCTGCGCCGCAGCCGAAAGTGGCAGTCTTGGCACACTCCAAACACTTTTGAAATACGCCACAAAAGGCCTCGATACGACGAAACCGATCAGATTGATCAGAGCCAATTTCCATCTCTTGAATGTCGCCGCCCAATTCGGTCAAATTGAGATTGTGCAATGGCTCCTCGAGACCCAGCCAGTATACGCCAGCATTCACGATCGAGACCTCAGAGGCTTTACAGCGCTTGCGGCAACTGCGGATCTCTTTTCATTTGGATATTATCTTTCCCCAGCCTGGAATGAGATCTGTTATGCGAACAATGAGGCGATAATGAATCTACTGCTTGATCATGGTGCCTGCGCTTCTGATGTTGTCCACCCGACGAACGATAAGGGTCAAATGCGCCCTAGTGTTCTAACTTTGGCTGCGCAGTGGGCAAGTACCGATTTACTTGGGAGACTCATCGATGGAGGCGCCGATATCCATTACAAGGTAGCAATAGGCTCCTGGGACCTGGGCTTTGGGTCTCAACGTGATTTACCCGTCAAGGTGGAGGTCACTGCACTGTTTCTTACATCCTTTCGTGCAAATCCCAGCGGCGTCAAGACTTTGGTTGATCGCAGAAATGATGGAGTTAGTATCTCAGACATGGTGTGCTCTCCAGACTGCGTTGGAAGCCTCCCTCTTCACTGGGCGGCTCGAAACCAATTACCAGATGCGCCTAGTGCCATCCCAGCATCGATACTCCATGAGAGAGCTGGAAATATCACCCGCACCATTGAACAGCTCTTAGATTTCGCTCCCACTACAGTCAACACCCAAGACAACGACGGAAATACAGCATTGCATTACGCCACCCAATACTTCGGcaagaatggcaagatgTATACACCTGTCTTCGAACTCCTATGCGGCCGGGGCGCGGATGCAACCCTTCGCAATTACAAGGGCGAGACGCCTCTGCATACTTTATTCCAGAGCTATAACGACGACGCACCTATTGATCCAGTCACTGTATCGCTTTTGCTCGCCCACGGCGCCAAAACTACAgacgttgatgatgctggaaaCACGCCACTGCATGCTGCGTGCTCTAGCGTAAAGTTTGGTAGCGATACTATCTCACTCTTGCTCCAGCATGGGGCTGACCCTGCTCTGCGAAACTCCAAGCAAGACACACCTATCCATAGGATTGCTTATTTTTGTTGCCCTCAAGACAAGTCACGCAGCGAAGCGGCTGAGCTTATGAGAGCACAAGATGATATACTAAATACAATGGTGAAAGCTGGAGGCGCGCAACTGATGGACCTCCAAAATGCAGCTGGGAAGTCAGCTCGACAGATGTATGAAGATTCCAGGGCGGAGTGGCTTGAGGGTCCTCGTGGGGAATAG